In Nocardioides sp. WS12, the DNA window CAGTTCCGCCCCCGTCATCTTCAGTCACTCGTCGTCCCATCAGGTCTGTCCGCACCCGCGGAACGTCCCTGACGACGTACTCGGTCGGCTCTCCACCAACGGAGGCATTCTGATGGTGGCGTTCGTGCCCGAATTCGTCAGCGCGGACTACTGGTACTGGCACGACCAGGGCAAGCACGGCGCCCGTCCACCGGTGACGGTCGACCAGGTCGCCGATCACATCGAGCACGCCCGGGAGGTTGCCGGGATCGACCACGTCGGCCTCGGGTCCGACTACGACGGCGGCGGCGACTTCCCTGACGACATGGGCGACGTCAGCGGGTTCGCTGTCCTCATCGACCGCCTGGCCGAGCGCGGCTGGAGCGCGCGCGAACTCGCGAAGCTCATGGGCGGAAACATCCTCCGTGTCCTTGACGACACAGCCGAAGCAACCGTCACCCACGCGTAGCCCACTACCCGCCCGGCGGGCTCGTTCCGTACGGGTCGACGGGTGCACCATCCCCGGTCGTCGGCAGGTCGCCGCGCGTGACCGGGGACGACGGCGACGCAGGCGACGCGGATGACCCGTCCTGGCGCCGAGCGTCGAGCGCGGCCTTGGTCAGGGAATCCCGGTCCACCGCCGTTGAAGGGGCGCCAACGGTCAGATGGAAGCCGTCATGGCGTACGACGTACTCCTGCCAACCGCCGCCGGTGCGGTACCACCCGTCGGCGTCCGGCTCACACGACTCGACGGCGGCCGCCTCGCCGCCGCTCGAGCCGCTCAGGGGGTCACGCTCGCAACGTGCCTCGTCGTAGGAGCCGCCCTTGACGTCGAAACGGACGTGGACGGTGAACGGTTGTTTCGTGGGCACGTACACCGCGCCGTAGTCGGAGTCGCCGAACACGGCAGCGGACTGCTCCGCCAGTTCGAATCCGGGCAACTCGATGGTGTGCACCAGGTCTGGGTCGACACCCTGGCTCAACACCCGCTGGTACGTGTCGTCGGGCAGAGGGGCCGGGCCACCCTCTGCGCCACTGGGTTCGGTGCCGCAGCCACTGAGGAGCAGCAGGCTGAGGGCGAAGGCGAAGGCGCTCTTGTTACGCATGTCGCGACCGTAGGTCGGAATCGCTCTGCCTCCCTGAGCCCGTGGGCTCATCCGTCCCTGGACTCGCGACGCTCCTGCAGGCGCTGCTGCGCGGCCTCGAGGAACTCCAGGCACGGCGCGTCGCTCGCGGGGTGCTTCTCGCGAAGATGGAAGATCCAGCGGTCCATCGCGGCCATGAAGCCGTTGTCCTCGCCGGGGCGCAGTGTCGACCAGTGGATGTGGCCACGGACCGTGCATTCCGCGCAGTTGATCTTGTAGACGAACTGGTCGTTCGCGTCGACGTCGATCTTCACCTTGGAGAGCGGACCGGCCTGTACGGCGGCCTTCCTCTCACGAGCGGAGCGGCTCGCAACCATGTCGTCCCCCTCGGGTGTTCGGCCTGTCGAGCCTACCGGCCGCCGTTCTGTCGGTGCTGTCGCCTAGGGTCAGGGACGTGAAGTGCCGATGAGCAAGATGGATGGACTGCGCGCGATGCGCGAAGCCCGCTACGCAGCAGCAAACGCCCGGACCGGGACGCCCGCGACGACCGCCAAAGCCGCGCCGAAGAAGGCGACCGCCAAGCCGGCGGCCAAGGCCGCGGCCAGCGCCCCGGTCGCCGACGGCGAGACCGACGAGGCCCTGTGCGGTCACCGCAACATGAGCGGGCGCACCTGCACCCGCGAGCGCGGGCACAGCGCAAAGAGCCACCGCTACTCCTGATCACCCCAGGTTGCGCTGGTAGGCCCACTCCCGGCCCAACACCTGGTAGCCCAGGATCTCGTTGACGCCGATCATGTGGTCGTTGGATTCCGCGTTCCACGTGTCGACTGTCTTCAGTTGCGGCTCGTCATCGCGCAGCCAGCGCAGCATGTCCGCCTTGAGTAGCAGGCCGAGCCGGTGGCCCCGATGGGCGCGCATCACCGAGGTGTCGTGCTGGTCACCCCAGGTCGGGTCCTCCTCCGAGACGACGATCACCGTCTGCGCGGCGAGTTCGCCGGACGGGACGTGGCGCGCCACCACGCGATAGAGGCGCTCCCCGCGACCGGCCATGGCCGTCTCGTAGGCAGCCATCCGCTCGGCCGTGAAGACCTCGTCCTCGTAGTCCAGGTCATCGGTCGGCGCATCGTTGATGGCCGACGCCATCACGGCAAGCGAGTCGAGACGTTCGACCGGCGTCGGGACGCTCCAACGCTCGAGGACGTAGTCCGTCGCGTGAGGCAGGGCGGCGTCGTACCGCTTGTCCAGCTCGGGCCAGTCGATGTCCGCCAGCACCTGTCGCCGGTTGATCGAGGCAAGCTTCTTCTCGAAGCCGTGCCGGGCAGCGAAGCCATCGGCCGCGGCCGAGTCCCAGCCCTCACCCGCGATGATCTTCCGTCCGCGGCGGCGCGCCTCGTCAAGCAGGACCTCGAGGATCCCGGCTCCATGGCCCTGGCGGCGATGCTCCGGGTGCACCTCGACCCGAATCCAGGCCAGCTCGAGGTTGTCGTACTCGCTGGCGCTGATCGCGCCGCTGCCGACCACGACGTCGTCGACGCGCGCAAGGTAGGGCGTGTCGACCTCGCCGTCCCAGCCGTGCCGGAAACGACCGACGGCCATCGCTCGCGTCTGCGGCCGGTTCCAGGGGCTGTCGACGCTGTTCGTGGCGTTGGTCAGGTCGACCCACGCATCGATTTCGGCCACGTCATCGGGGCCAAACGGATGAATCTCCATGGCAGCAGCATGCGGTGACAGGTCGTGCTCCGCCACTGGATATTGTCGAGAGGTGAACCAGCCGACGCCGACACCCAGCCCGAGCGCTCCGCGTCGCAAGCACCTGATGGACCCGAACGCCCCACGCAAGGCCCCCGACCCCAAGGACCTCGAGCGGCTCGCCCGTGTGCAGCGCCGGGTGGTCTCGGTGCTGGCCATCACCACCGTCCTGCACCTGTCCGCCGGGCTGGTGATCGCGGCCCGGCACGTGGGCGAGGACCGGCTCGACGCACAACTCACGCTGCTCACCATCGCGACGGTGTTCATGGTCGGCGGCATCGCAGCGACGCTGGTGATCAACCACCGCAAGTGGCTGTCGCCCTGGCTACTGCTCGGACTGCTCCCCGGCGTCGTCGGCCTCTGGTGGATCGTGCTCTGACCTGTCAGTCGTCGCTGATCTCGACCTGATAGACGTCGTGCTCGGTGCCTGCAGCAAGCGTGAAGCCCCAGCCCGTCGGCAGGGCGATATAGGGCCAGATGGCCGGGTGCGCCTGGTACATGTCCTGCAGCGTCGCCACGGTGAAGCCCACCGTCTTGCTGACGGTGTCGAAGTCGTCGTTCTCGGCGAACACCACCCAGCCCGTGTCCCGCCGCTCGGCGTCGGCGGGGAACCGGGCGCCGTAGACGAGCAACGACTGCGGTGTGACGTTCTTGGCGAGCAGGCCGCTGCCCATCGGCCACGGCGGCTCCGGGCGGGCACCCATGCGATCGCAGACCTCCTGCTGGTCACCACGGATGCGCGGCGGCGCGAGCGGGTCCACCGGTGAGGTCGGGTCGGTCCCCGGGTTGTCCGGATCGGCCTCCCACTTCGCGAGGAACGCCAAGAAGTCGTCGTAGTCCGGCACCTGCGCCCCGGTCGCGATCAGGTGGGACAACGGCAGGTGCAGCCGGTCGTTGGGCAGCAGGCGCGTGTGGGTGCCGAACGGGAGGTTGTCGAGGGCGCACTCGACCGTGTCGCCATGGACTCCCAGCACGATGGCCCACATCCGCTCGACCTGCGTGACCAGGTTCGGCTGTCCCGCGTCGTCGTACGGCGCCACCCCGTCGCGTACGACGTCGGCGATCGTGACGACCTGGAACATCGCGCGCACCATGCTGCCGGGCACCAGCGCGTCGAGCTCGGCCGCTGTCGGCATCCCGAACGTGTCCGGATGCTGGGCGGCCGTCGGCCGCGGATCGACGAGTTCCCAGCCACCCTGCGCGAGCAGGGCCAACAGGTCCGGAGAAGCGCTCATGGGGCCGGAGCGTACCGGTGCGTCACCGCCTCGATGTTGTTGCCATCGAGGTCGCGCACGAAGGCGCCGTAGTAGCCCGGGTGGTACTCCGGGAACGGGCGCGGAGCGTGCAGGACCTCGGCACCCGCGGCCACCGCGGCGTCGTGGAAGGCGTGGACGGCGGCGACGTCGGCCGCCTGGAAGGCGACATGGACTTCGCGATTGGCCGGCATGTCGTCGTACCGGCTGAGCCAGAAGGCCGGATCCTCCGGCGTGCCGTAGCCACAGGCGACGTCGTAGTCGAGCACGCGGGCGAAACCGAGGGGCGCGAGGACCGCGTCGTAGAACGCCTTCGAGGCGTCAAGATCTGCACAGTTGATGCCGAGGTGATCGATCATGCCTTCATCGAAGCAGGTCCCACCGACATCGCGACCCGCACGTTCTGGCGGAGTGCTCAGGTCGACCATCGCGGAGCCGACGAGAAGAACATGTCGGTCCCCAGCCCGGACCCATCAGGTCCGGAAGTCCACCCAGGGATCCTTCAGACGGTCGCTCTGACACTGCGCCCGACTGCGGGAGAGCCGATCGCGCTCACCACACGCGTTCTGGACCTGGAGCCGCAACCCGACGGCGGGACCAACCTCGTCGTCGCGTGCCCTGACGGCCACGACCCGCTGGAGCACCACTTCGAAGCAACCGTGTCCTGGACCTATCCCCTGGGCCGGATGGAGTGCCTGGTGAGTTCGCAGCCAGCCAAGCGCGCGTACGGCCGGGTCTGGCTGCTGCGCCTGAGCGCGCCGGCGATGCGAGTCCAGGCACGCAACTACTTCCGGGCACGTGTCTCGGTGCCGGTCCTGCTGACCTGGACCGATGGCACCGACGAGTTCGATCGGCCGCAACCGGCCGAACTGGTGGCCGTCGCCGTCGACCTCGGCGAAGGGGGCTTGCTGGCCGTCGTCCGCACCGAACCGCCCACCGCCGGGACTCTGGTCGATGCCACCGTCCGTGTCGAGGGCACCAACTACACCCAACCCGCCCGGGTGATCCGGCACGTCGACTTCATCAGCGGAGGCCTCGGAGTCGCCGTTGCCTTCCTGGACCCCAAGCTCCACGGTGACCGGTTCCGCAAGCTGGTGTTCGAGTCCGAGCGACGCCGGCGCCGCGTCCGATGAACAGTCCGGTGACCGGCACCGGGTACGTCGTCAGGCAGCGTGCTGCTGATCAGCGACGCCGTGCGGAAGGCGGTGGGCGAGCTCAGCCGCGCCGCTCGCCAGACGGCGCACGCCGCGCTCATCCACGCGACCACGCGCCCAGAGGACAGCAATGGATCGTCCGGCAATGCAGCCCAGCGCATACGTAGCGAGGACGTAGACCGGAATCTCAGTACGACGGTGGCTCATGATGCCCCCTTTCCCTTGTGCAACTCATCGGCAGCGGCTCGCTGACGTTGAGCAACATGCCCCGGAAAGGGGGCTCTCACACGTGCGCGGGGTTCAGCCCAGGCGCTCGATGATCGTCACGTTGGCCTGACCGCCGCCCTCGCACATCGTCTGCAGGGCGTAGCGGCCCCCGGTGCGCTCGAGTTCGTTGAGCATCGTGGTCATCAGGCGGGTCCCGGTCGCGCCGATCGGGTGACCGAGGGCGATGCCGCCGCCGTTGACGTTGACCTTCTCGTGCGGCGCGCCGGTCTCCTTCATCCAGGCCAGCACGACCGAGGCGAAGGCCTCGTTGCACTCGAAGAGGTCGATGTCGTCGATCGAGAGTCCGGACTTCGCGAGGGCGTGCTTGGTCGCCTCGATCGGACCCGTGAGCATCCAGACCGGGTCGTCGCCACGCACCGACAGGTGCACGACGCGAGCCCGCGGCGTCAGGTCGTGGTCCTTCACGGCCTGCTCGGAGGCGATCAACATCGCGGACGAGGCGTCGCAGATCTGCGACGCGACAGCGGCCGTGATCCGGCCGCCGGGAGCCAGCGGTTCGAGGCCCGCCATCTTCTCCAGCGACGTCTCGCGGGGGCACTGGTCGACGTCGAAGACGGTGCCGTCCTCCAACGTGAACGGCACGATCTCGCGGGCAAAGCGGCCTTCGGCGATCGCCGTCCGCGCGCGGGTGTGCGACGCGAGGGCGTACTGCTCCATGTCCAGGCGGGAGATGTCCCACTTGGCGGCGATCATCTCGGCGGAGTTGAACTGGCTGACCTCGACGTCGCCGTAGCGCTTGGCCCAGCCGGGCGACTCGGCGAACGGCGTGGTGAAGCCGTACTGCTGGCCGACCAGCATTGCGGCGGAGATCGGGATGGCACTCATGTTCTGCACGCCACCGGCGATGACCAGATCCTGGGTGCCGGACATGACGCCCTGAGCAGCGAAGTGCACGGCCTGCTGGGACGAGCCGCACTGACGGTCGATCGTCACACCGGGCACGTGGTCCGGAAGCCCAGCGACCAGCCACGCCGTACGGGCCACGTCGCCGGCCTGGGAGCCGATGGTGTCGCAACAACCGAGGATCACGTCGTCCACGGCGCCGGGGTCGATCCCGGTGCGCTCGACCAGGGCCGCGAGCGTGTGCGCGGCAAGGTCGGCGGAGTGGACAGCGGCGAGCGCTCCCCCGCGCTTGCCGACCGCGGTGCGGGCAGCGTCGATGATGTAGGCCTCAGGCATGGGTGTTCCTCTCAGCGATCCCGTCGAGCAGGATCCGGACGTACTGGTCAGCGATGTCGGTGTGGGTGAGGTCGCGCCCGGGGCGGTACCAGCGCACGGCCACCCACACCGTGTCGCGGATGAAGCGGTAGGTGAGGGTCACGTCGAGGTCGGAGCGCAGGACACCGGTGCGCACGCCCTCCTCGATCAGCGTGACCCAGACCTGGCGGGACTGGGCGTTGCGGTCGGCGAGATAGCCGAAGCGCTCGAACGTGCCGAGGTGGTCGGCATCGTTCTGGAAGATCGCCACCTCGTGCGGGTGCTTGTCGATCGCCTCGAACGAGACCCGGACGGCGGCCTCGAGCTTGGTGCGGGCGTCGTCGCTGCTGGCCAGGATGGCGTCGTACTGCCCGAAGAGCTCCTCCTGGAAGGTCGACAGGATCTCGTCGACCATCGACTCCTTGGAGTCGAAGTGGTGGTAAAGGCTGCCGTTCTGGATGCCCGCAGCGTCGGCGATGTCGCGCACCGTCGTGGCCCGGAAGCCCTTGTTCGCGAAGACGCCGGCCGCGATCGCGAGCAGCTGCTCGCGGCGGCTGGGTCCGGCGCCGTTGGATTCAGGCGTGCTGACTGCTGACACTGATCACCTCACCGGTCAGGTACGACGAGTAGTCGCTTGCGAGGAACACCATCACGTTGGCCACCTCCCACGGGGCCGCGGCGCGCCCGAATGCTTCGCGCTGCTTGAGTTCGTGGAGCAGTTCGGGCGACGTCACCTTCTCCAGGAAGGGGTGCATCGCCAGGCTGGGCGAGACCGCGTTGACCCGGATGCCGTGCGGCGCGAGGTCGAGCGCGGAGCAGCGGGTCAGCGCCATCACGCCGGCCTTGGCGGCGGCGTAGTGGGCCTGGCCCTCCTGCGCGCGCCATCCGATCACCGAGGCGTTGTTGATGATGATGCCCTTCTTGCCGGCGGCGACGAAGCGCTGCCCGGCCGCGCGCGTGGCGCGCATGGTGCCAGTCAGCGTGATGTCGATGACCCGGTTCCAGGTCTCGTCAGTCACCTCGAGGATCGAGTCAGTGCCACCCAGTCCCGCGTTGTTGATGAGGACGTCGACGCCGCCGAACTCGTCGGCCGCGTCGAGGAGGGCCTGGATGTCCTCCTCCAGGGTCACGTTGCAGACGAGTTGGCGGACCCGGTCCGCGCCGAACTCGGCGCCCAGCGCCTCCTCGGCCTCCTTGAGGCGACGCTCGTGCGTGTCGCTGAAGACGACCGCCTTCGCGCCCTCCTCCAGTGCCCGTCGTACGACGGCCGCTCCGATCCCGGCACCGGCGGCTGCCGTCACCACGATGACCTTGCCGGCCAGCAGGTTGTGCCCCGGAACGTAGTCGGGGGTGGGCTGTTCTTCGCGAGTGATCGTCATCCGCGTGGCTCCTTCGGTAGTCCCAGTACTCGCTCAGCGAGGATGTTCTTCTGAATCTCGTCGCTGCCGCCGTAGAGGGTGTCGGCACGGGAGAAGAGGAAGAGCCGCTGGTGTTCGTCGAGGTCGTAGGACCCCGACGCCGCCGCAGAGGGGCGGGACAGCAGCCCGTCGGCACCGGCGACGTCCATGGCGACCTCACCAAGAGTGCGGTGCCAGGTGGCCCAGGCCAGTTTGAAGATCGATCCGGCACCGCCGCCGGCAGCCGAGTCCTGGCCGCCCTCGACCAGCGCCAGCGAGCGCAGCGCGAAGCTGCGGATCACGGCGAGCTCGGTCTTCGACCGCGCCAGCCGGTCCCTGACGATCGGGTCGTCGATCGAGCCGTTGGCCTGGGCGCGAGCGATGACGGTGTCGAGTTCGCGCTCGAACCCGACGGTCTGGCCGAGCGTCGACACGCCGCGCTCGAAGCCGAGCAGGCCCATCGCCACGCCCCAGCCTCGTCCGGGATCGCCGACGACCATGTCGGCCGCCGTGCGGGCGCCGGTGAAGAAGACCTCGTTGAACTCCGAGCCACTGGTGAGTTGCTCGATCGGCCGGATCTCGACGCCGGGCTGATCGAGCGGGACGAGCAGGAAGGACAGGCCCTGGTGGCGGACCGATCCGGGCTCGGTGCGGGCCACGACGAAGCACCAGTCGGACAGGTGGGCCAGCGACGTCCACACCTTCTGGCCGTCGATCACCCACTCGCCCGTGGAGTCATCGAGCCGCGCCTTCGTCTGCACGTTCGCCAGGTCGGAACCAGCGCCCGGTTCGGAGTAGCCCTGCGACCAGAGTTCACGGACCGCAACGATCTCGGGCAGG includes these proteins:
- a CDS encoding GNAT family N-acetyltransferase codes for the protein MEIHPFGPDDVAEIDAWVDLTNATNSVDSPWNRPQTRAMAVGRFRHGWDGEVDTPYLARVDDVVVGSGAISASEYDNLELAWIRVEVHPEHRRQGHGAGILEVLLDEARRRGRKIIAGEGWDSAAADGFAARHGFEKKLASINRRQVLADIDWPELDKRYDAALPHATDYVLERWSVPTPVERLDSLAVMASAINDAPTDDLDYEDEVFTAERMAAYETAMAGRGERLYRVVARHVPSGELAAQTVIVVSEEDPTWGDQHDTSVMRAHRGHRLGLLLKADMLRWLRDDEPQLKTVDTWNAESNDHMIGVNEILGYQVLGREWAYQRNLG
- a CDS encoding VOC family protein → MIDHLGINCADLDASKAFYDAVLAPLGFARVLDYDVACGYGTPEDPAFWLSRYDDMPANREVHVAFQAADVAAVHAFHDAAVAAGAEVLHAPRPFPEYHPGYYGAFVRDLDGNNIEAVTHRYAPAP
- a CDS encoding PilZ domain-containing protein, giving the protein MIDHAFIEAGPTDIATRTFWRSAQVDHRGADEKNMSVPSPDPSGPEVHPGILQTVALTLRPTAGEPIALTTRVLDLEPQPDGGTNLVVACPDGHDPLEHHFEATVSWTYPLGRMECLVSSQPAKRAYGRVWLLRLSAPAMRVQARNYFRARVSVPVLLTWTDGTDEFDRPQPAELVAVAVDLGEGGLLAVVRTEPPTAGTLVDATVRVEGTNYTQPARVIRHVDFISGGLGVAVAFLDPKLHGDRFRKLVFESERRRRRVR
- a CDS encoding acetyl-CoA C-acetyltransferase; the encoded protein is MPEAYIIDAARTAVGKRGGALAAVHSADLAAHTLAALVERTGIDPGAVDDVILGCCDTIGSQAGDVARTAWLVAGLPDHVPGVTIDRQCGSSQQAVHFAAQGVMSGTQDLVIAGGVQNMSAIPISAAMLVGQQYGFTTPFAESPGWAKRYGDVEVSQFNSAEMIAAKWDISRLDMEQYALASHTRARTAIAEGRFAREIVPFTLEDGTVFDVDQCPRETSLEKMAGLEPLAPGGRITAAVASQICDASSAMLIASEQAVKDHDLTPRARVVHLSVRGDDPVWMLTGPIEATKHALAKSGLSIDDIDLFECNEAFASVVLAWMKETGAPHEKVNVNGGGIALGHPIGATGTRLMTTMLNELERTGGRYALQTMCEGGGQANVTIIERLG
- a CDS encoding TetR/AcrR family transcriptional regulator: MSAVSTPESNGAGPSRREQLLAIAAGVFANKGFRATTVRDIADAAGIQNGSLYHHFDSKESMVDEILSTFQEELFGQYDAILASSDDARTKLEAAVRVSFEAIDKHPHEVAIFQNDADHLGTFERFGYLADRNAQSRQVWVTLIEEGVRTGVLRSDLDVTLTYRFIRDTVWVAVRWYRPGRDLTHTDIADQYVRILLDGIAERNTHA
- a CDS encoding SDR family oxidoreductase, with amino-acid sequence MTITREEQPTPDYVPGHNLLAGKVIVVTAAAGAGIGAAVVRRALEEGAKAVVFSDTHERRLKEAEEALGAEFGADRVRQLVCNVTLEEDIQALLDAADEFGGVDVLINNAGLGGTDSILEVTDETWNRVIDITLTGTMRATRAAGQRFVAAGKKGIIINNASVIGWRAQEGQAHYAAAKAGVMALTRCSALDLAPHGIRVNAVSPSLAMHPFLEKVTSPELLHELKQREAFGRAAAPWEVANVMVFLASDYSSYLTGEVISVSSQHA
- a CDS encoding acyl-CoA dehydrogenase family protein, which gives rise to MDLTESAEDRAFRAEIRSWLAEHLTGEWADLRGRGGPGREHEAHEERLAWNRLLAEHGWTAVGWPKEYGGRGLSLWQQVIFHEEYARADAPAGVNHLGEQLLGPTLIAFGTEEQKKRFLPEIVAVRELWSQGYSEPGAGSDLANVQTKARLDDSTGEWVIDGQKVWTSLAHLSDWCFVVARTEPGSVRHQGLSFLLVPLDQPGVEIRPIEQLTSGSEFNEVFFTGARTAADMVVGDPGRGWGVAMGLLGFERGVSTLGQTVGFERELDTVIARAQANGSIDDPIVRDRLARSKTELAVIRSFALRSLALVEGGQDSAAGGGAGSIFKLAWATWHRTLGEVAMDVAGADGLLSRPSAAASGSYDLDEHQRLFLFSRADTLYGGSDEIQKNILAERVLGLPKEPRG